ATGACACGGCGTTTGCCCATGCGTTTGGCGAGCAGCGCCTGGCCGATCGTGTTGTTGATCTTGTGCGCGCCGGTGTGGCAGAGGTCCTCGCGTTTGAGATAGATCCTGGCCCTGCCCAGCGTCTTGCTCAGCCGCTCGGCAAAATACAACGGCGTGGGCCGCCCCACGAACTCGGCGAGCAGGCCGTCCAGCTCCGCGCGAAACCGTCGGTCCGTTCTGGCCTTCGCGTACTCGCGCACCAGTTCATCCAACGCCGGAATCAGCGTCTCGGGCACGAACCGGCCGCCGTACGCGCCGAAGTGGCCCGCCGCGTCGGGGACGCGTGAACTACGTCCCTTTGGCAGCTTGGATAAACGCGCGGATTTTCCCATGGTCCTTGGTGCCCTTTACCGACCCTTCGACCCCGCTGGACACGTCCACGGCAAACGGCTGGACGCGGCGGACCGCCTCGGCCACGTTGTCCGGCGTGAGTCCTCCCGCCAAGATGATCCGGCCGTACGCCTTCGCCGGCACGGCCAGGTCCCAGTCGAACCGCTGTCCCGTGCCGCCGTACTCGCCCTCGCAATACGCGTCCAGCACAAAGGCCCGGACGCGGTACTCGGCCATCCGATTGAGGCTGGCGCCGTCCTGAACGCGAATGGCCTTGATGGCGCGCTGACGGAATGCCTCGCAATACTCCGGCGTCTCGTCGCCCTGGAATTGGAATGCATCCACCCCGCAGCGCTCGGCCATCACCCGCACCCAGTGCGTGGGCTGGTTCACGAAGAGACCCACCGTGGTCACGAACGGCGGGAGCTGCTTGATGATCTCCTGCGCCTGCTCCACGGAGATGCACCGGGGACTCTCCTTGTACAACACGAACCCCACCGCGTCGGCCCCGGCCTCCACCGCGGCCATGGCGTCTTCCAGCGTGGTCAAGCCGCAGATCTTTACCCGCACCG
This sequence is a window from Nitrospirota bacterium. Protein-coding genes within it:
- a CDS encoding phosphoribosylanthranilate isomerase codes for the protein MTVRVKICGLTTLEDAMAAVEAGADAVGFVLYKESPRCISVEQAQEIIKQLPPFVTTVGLFVNQPTHWVRVMAERCGVDAFQFQGDETPEYCEAFRQRAIKAIRVQDGASLNRMAEYRVRAFVLDAYCEGEYGGTGQRFDWDLAVPAKAYGRIILAGGLTPDNVAEAVRRVQPFAVDVSSGVEGSVKGTKDHGKIRAFIQAAKGT